The Desulfovibrio sp. genome contains the following window.
GCCATCGCCAACGCTGGGAATAAAATGGGCAAACCGTTTGCAGTAATAGCGGGTGGTGGATTCTGGCAAGGAAAAATGGCGTGAAATATCCGCAATACTCAACAGGCTTTCAGCAACTACAGCCTTGCGAGCCATGTCTCCTCCCGCGCCGGGCAAAGGACGCTTGAAACACGCTACGAGGCGCGTCACCCGGAAATTTGAATCGGATAAAGGGAGTGGGCAGAAAAGGAAATCAGCAACAAAGTGATTCCGATGTAATTCTTTTTGAAATACTCCAAACAAAATTTAATAGCAAGTCAGCAAACAGAAAAGGCGGTACAGCATATGCCGTTACCGCCAATAAAATAAACAATTGCGTGGTTACGCGGTGGCGCTGCTGCTGATCAGTACACCACCCGCCTCACCGCGATAAGCTTGTTGCGCCAATACGGAACATCAAGGCTCTCAACCCTCACATTTTCGCCGCGTCTGGGGCTGTGGATAAAGGAATTGCCACCAGCATATATGCCAGTGTGCAGCCCCCTTGGGCCGGAACTGGTGCGAAAAACAAGGATATCTCCCTGCCGGACAGATGAAAGCGGCACCTGCTGCCCTGTGTGTGCCTGATCAGTTGTTATACGCGGCACTTTTACACCGTTCTGATTATATGCCCACCAGATCAAACCGGAGCAGTCAAAGCCCTTTTGCGGTGAGGCTCCGCCAGGTCTGTATTTTTTGCCCATTTGCGTATAGGCCGTTTTAACAACCTTGCGCGCGGACTCAGGTGCTGGCCCGCTATCGGGCGCGGATCTGAAAGCTCCGCAGCCTGTCAGAAGTACGGCGCAGGCCAAGAGCAACGCAAAATTGCGCCATCTTCGCCAAGTGTTTGAGTGTATTGCTGCTTCCATGCTGCAACCTACTGTGTTTGCAAACAATTTTGCAAAAGTCAAAAATATAACACATATGTGCTGCATAGGATTTAGCAATTTGTGTGCCTGAGCGGCAGGCTGCGAGGATTATTGCTGGCAAACCCCCAATAATAATGGGCTAACAAGCTGCAATAACACCAGTATTCATACTTTTGGAGATCAAAACAGCAAGGCCCCTCTTCAGGGGCCTTGCTGTTTTGAAGGTTATGCAGTGCCGCGTAACCGCATGGCCTGCATGCAACTACGGGCTACTGGGCAGGCTTTGCCTCAGAAGTGATCCTTGTCTGATTGTCCCAAACCTGATCAGCTTTTGGCAAAGTGGGCAGCAGCTTGGTCCAGGGGTTCTTCTTGAGGAATTCGGGGTCCTGCTGGAGCTTGCGGCTCATTTCCAGAATGGGCGGCACAGTTTCCTTGATATCCTTGGAAAGCGCTTCAGCGATGCCAAAATCCGTAGCCTTGGTGGCAAGGTCAACAGCCTTCTGGCTGCATTCCATAGAGGTCATGAGCGTATCAAGCGTCTTGGCGGGGTTGTGGAAACCAACGCTGTTTTCCGCAGAAACGTAATCCCAGAACAGCTGGCCCTTGCGCACCATTTCGCGCGCTTCGGTCATCAGGGCGTCGTAATCGGCTGCGCGCTTGCCTTCGTAGGCATTGGCAAGACGAACAGCTTCATGCGCCTTAACCGAGATTTCCTGCGCTTTCAGCAGCTGTTCAAAGGCTTTCTTCTGGGTGTATTCCACGCGGCCGCGCAGGTAGTCAGCAGTTTTGTCGGCGTGGCACTGACGGCAGGCGCGCAGTTCCGGATCCTTGAGAGGCGAGGTCATCCAGTGACTGGAAACCTTTTTGCCGCCTTCACGCATGTAGGGCATGTGGCAGTCGGCGCAGGCAACTCCGGCAGCGCCGTGGGGGCCGTCCTGGAACATTTCATAGTCAGGATGCTGCATCTTGATCATGCCGACCTTGGAGGCCGCGTGCGTCCAGTCAACAAAAGGTCCGGGCTTGCCATCAGCGCCCTTGGGGCCGTGCCCCTTGTAGTACTGGTACATGTCTTCGGGGTTAAAGCCGTTGTCCCAGGGGAACACGGGCTTGGCGGCGGGGCCGTTGTCCTTGTGGGTGAAGTAGTATTCCACGTGGCACTGGGCGCACACGAGGCTGCGCTTCTGGTTGCGCGAAAGCTTGGCCCAGTCTTGTCCGCTGCGCTTCAACCAGTCTTTGAGCGGCTCGGAGTAGGGGCGCAGCTCCATGGTCACAGGATCGTGGCAGTTGGCGCAACCGATGGTTTCATCCATCTCGTTGATCTTGTCTTTACTGCGGAATTCATTGACGTCTTTTGACCAGAAGGCATCGCCGTACTGCTTGACCCATTCCATCATCTTGGGGGTCTTGCAGTTCCAGCAGGTGGCGGGCAGACCGCCCTTGCCGTCAGCGGCAAAGCGGTTGATACGGTCAATATTGAGAAAATCTTCTATGGCGTAGGTGTGCCCCCGCGCCTCATTGTATTCATACATGAAGGGATAACCCAGCCACAGGTTTTTGAGATAGGGCTGGGCGTGTTTGAAGCCCTTAGGCAAAGGATTGATGTTGTCGTTCTTGTGATAGGGTATGGAACCCTTGTACTCGGTCATGACCGAGGATTCGTTGTTCTTCATGTACGAGGCATACTGCTGCGGAAAATCTTTCTGGAAAGCAGAAATACGGGTTTCACTTTCAGGAATGGAAGTTTTGTACTTGGGGGGCTTAAGGTCAGTGGAAACATCCTGACAGCCCGCAAGCAAAGCTATGCCAAGCAGGGCCGCCACTCCCAGGGCCTTGTGTATGTTGCTCTTAGTCATTGGCTACCGTCCTTGTGCTTATAGGCATCATGCGCATGTGGGCCATACCCTTGTGGCAATCCACGCAGTAGGGTTTGGCGTCCATGCTGGCCACATTGACATTGGTCTGACTATGGCAGGCCATGCAGTTGGCATTGACCACATCCTTGGTGCGAACACTCAAAGGACGCGGAATGTCGTGGCCTGAAACATTGCCGATAACGTCGCGCAGGCCTTCCTGGGCCTTGAACGGCAGCTTGGCCAGCAGATTATGCGGGGCATGGCACTCATTGCAGGAGAGCTTGGCGTGTGATCCCATTTTCTGGGTCACGGCCGCTTCCTGCATTATGTGACAACTGGCGCAAAAAGGTCGCTGGTCAGTTGTCGTCATGGCGTACGCAAGCACACCCAAAAGCACCATTCCCGCCGCAACGCCGCCCAACAGCACCTTAAGCCATGGTCCATTGCGGGGTGTTCCCATAGAGCCTCCTAACTCGCTCCTTGTGTGCCGCCCCCATGGCGGCATCCCGGTTAAGAAAACAAGAAACGTACCAAAATTAGCAAATAAAATAAAAAAATAATTAGTAGATAAATAAGCTAATTGTATGAAATCAGAAAAGAAGCCGTGATTTCGGTCACAGAAAAATTCAGAAAAAAAAGACAGATTCAGAAATAAATGACAACACCACCGGAAGGATGAGCGATGCTGCGCGAATCATTTGTAAAGTCGAAGAAGATGCCGTGGTTGGTTCTTATTGCCAGTCTGGGCTGGCTTGGACTCACTGGTTTTCTTTACAGTCAGGCAGTGCAGGTCAATGCTGAGCATAGCCTTGAGTTGGAGCATACACGACTTTCAACCATGGCGCAGCAATTAATGGACGCAAGAAACTGGAATGCAGCGCACGGCGGCGTATATGTTGAAAAAAGTGATTACGGTCAGCCAAACCCCTGGTTGCCGGAATCTGAACGCACCGTAACCACGCAGGATGGCCGTACCCTAGTGCTGGTCAACCCGGCATATATGAGCCGCCAGTTGGCGGAGCGCAGCTCGCGCGAAGGGCTTACCATCAGCGTAATTAGCAGTGCGCCGCTACGGCCGGAAAACATGGCGGATGTGTGGGAAAAATCAGCGCTTGCCCGCTGTGCGGAAGAAACCCCCGAAGTGTTTACGGCACCTCAGCCGGGCAATGGTCAAAGCCTGCGTCTGCTGAGTGTGCTTATGGCACAGCAAAGTTGTTTGCGGTGCCATACAAACAAAAAAGTGGGGGAAGTACTTGGCGGCATCAGCGTGAGCCAGGATGCAAGCTCATTCCACAGAGGACTGGAAAGGCAACGCTACAACATGCGTCTGTTGTATGGCCTGCTTGCGTTCACAGGGGTGCTTGCCATCGGGGGCCTGACCTTCAACCTCACGCATCGGCGCTGGCTGGCGGAAGAAGCCAGCCGCATGAAAAGCTCGTTCATGGGACACCTCAGCCACGATATGCGCACACCGCTGACAGCCATTGTGGGAATGAGCGAACTGGCCCAGCGCACTGATCTGCCTGAAAAAGAACGCAATAAGGCTCTGGGCTATCTTGCACAAGCCGCAGAGGCGCTGCGGGAAATGGTAGGCGATATAACTG
Protein-coding sequences here:
- a CDS encoding C40 family peptidase gives rise to the protein MQHICVIFLTFAKLFANTVGCSMEAAIHSNTWRRWRNFALLLACAVLLTGCGAFRSAPDSGPAPESARKVVKTAYTQMGKKYRPGGASPQKGFDCSGLIWWAYNQNGVKVPRITTDQAHTGQQVPLSSVRQGDILVFRTSSGPRGLHTGIYAGGNSFIHSPRRGENVRVESLDVPYWRNKLIAVRRVVY
- a CDS encoding ammonia-forming cytochrome c nitrite reductase subunit c552 — encoded protein: MTKSNIHKALGVAALLGIALLAGCQDVSTDLKPPKYKTSIPESETRISAFQKDFPQQYASYMKNNESSVMTEYKGSIPYHKNDNINPLPKGFKHAQPYLKNLWLGYPFMYEYNEARGHTYAIEDFLNIDRINRFAADGKGGLPATCWNCKTPKMMEWVKQYGDAFWSKDVNEFRSKDKINEMDETIGCANCHDPVTMELRPYSEPLKDWLKRSGQDWAKLSRNQKRSLVCAQCHVEYYFTHKDNGPAAKPVFPWDNGFNPEDMYQYYKGHGPKGADGKPGPFVDWTHAASKVGMIKMQHPDYEMFQDGPHGAAGVACADCHMPYMREGGKKVSSHWMTSPLKDPELRACRQCHADKTADYLRGRVEYTQKKAFEQLLKAQEISVKAHEAVRLANAYEGKRAADYDALMTEAREMVRKGQLFWDYVSAENSVGFHNPAKTLDTLMTSMECSQKAVDLATKATDFGIAEALSKDIKETVPPILEMSRKLQQDPEFLKKNPWTKLLPTLPKADQVWDNQTRITSEAKPAQ
- a CDS encoding NapC/NirT family cytochrome c encodes the protein MGTPRNGPWLKVLLGGVAAGMVLLGVLAYAMTTTDQRPFCASCHIMQEAAVTQKMGSHAKLSCNECHAPHNLLAKLPFKAQEGLRDVIGNVSGHDIPRPLSVRTKDVVNANCMACHSQTNVNVASMDAKPYCVDCHKGMAHMRMMPISTRTVAND